The sequence CTTCCTCCTTCGCCGCCGGTAAGCGCTGCTGCTTTACTTAATATTGCTTGGTTTGTACATTTGTTAATAATACCGATTCTGGGTTTTGGGTTCTTTGATTTCTGATTCTGAGTTTGATAATTTTGCTTAATCTGAGTTactgattttctgaaataatgATTGATTGAATGATTTGATTAAATATTTTCTTTGCTAGGTTAATTTGTTTGAGTTACTTTTGTTGAAGGTTAATTTATTTTTGCTGGGTGTTGAAGATGGAACAGAAACAACAGCCAGAAGACATTATTTATTCAATTTGTTGAATGGTGATGTAATtctgaattcaatttaatttggaTTCTGACTTTGGAATTCGATTCAAATTAGTTTTTGCTACTGATATGTTTTCAGATTAGTTTGGATTCATAAGTTATAACTATACTGTTAACTATGTTCCCTTCCCTTTTTCTGTGTAGTGTATTTTCCACTTTTCCCTCCCTAGCACAATAGCATAAAAACTAGAGTAAATGAATGGAACACAAGCACAATAATGCAAACACAAATGTGACGAGGGTGATGCGAACAAGTGATCGTGAAGAGTCTTATAACCTGGGTTTGATCTAGCAACATAGTATTTTACTATTTGTCGATAATTCATTGTTGAGCTGGGATAATAGGTCAATTCAGTTCATGATAAGTAGAAGTATTTGGCTCGGCTAGTCCTTAAATGCTTGCTTCTGAGTGAAGCACAGAATTGTTGGAACCCTGTCTCTTTTTATTATATGCTTCTGTTCAGTTTTCATGTCACATTCAACCTTCTAGGGTTGAAGGTGAAAAGCCTTATGGTAGACTAACAGTCTTCTTGTGAAGCATGAGTCAAAAACAGTGTCAATGTGCTTCTATATATCTGAATCAGTGTATTTCAAAGTCCTGCATATGGTAAACCGGTTATGTATCAACAAACTATGCTTGTTTGTACTAATATACCTTTGTTTTGAATAGTATCATTCAATCTATTTATACTTTACAGCCACAATTTAAGTGTTGCTAGATGATATGTACACAAGCCATGCCAATTTAAATTCTTTTGGGTTTCTTAGTATCActatatttctcttccttaatgaTCTATGAAGTtgtttagttataaactttgatgtttgaagttgtttgtgaacctctaatattaagttatggataatttattatgtgaaattttaaattttattaaNNNNNNNNNNNNNNNNNNNNNNNNNNNNNNNNNNNNNNNNNNNNNNNNNNNNNNNNNNNNNNNNNNNNNNNNNNNNNNNNNNNNNNNNNNNNNNNNNNNNttttttaataattttatttaatatttaattaaaccggttgaactccGATTGAATTCCGGTCGAACcagtgaaccattgaaccagtgacctcaccggtttattgaccagtccggttctcgcaaccttggaaaaaaccatgaagtcgggaaaaagagtacaccaagGAGTGAAGTTtgcttttaactatagtaccttttcatattacaagcatgccacgacctaggtAGCTCGGTACCGTTCAAGTCGGTTACCTTGTAGTATCCCTTTCCTAAGACTTCACTTATCttatatggtcctttccaattagcagcgaaCTTTCCTTCCCCCGACTTGTTGACTCCGATGTCATTTCTGATTAAGACCAAGTCGTCTGGGGCGAagcttcttcgaatgacttttttgttgtatctatttgtcatcctttgcttcggcgctgcttctcttatctgggcttatTCTCGGACTTTGGGGAATAGCTCGAGTTCTTCCTTGTGCCCCTGTACGTTGCCAACCTCGTCGTAGAAGCTCATCCTTGGACTTTGCTCATTGATTTCaattggtatcatggcttctatgccatacACAAGTCGGAAAGGTGTTTCCCCTATGGCGGACTGAGGTGTAGTCCGATACGCCCATAGTACTTGGGGGAGTTCCTTAGCCcatgctccttttgcatcttgcaaccttttcttcaacccagccagtatgactttgttagctgcctcagcttgcccatttgcttGTGGATGTTCTACTGAGGTGAAccgatgcttgatcttcatactggctaccAGATTTCTGAAGGTGGAGTCTGTGAATTGAGTTCCATTATCAGTGGTAATGGAGTGGGGGATTccataccttgtgataatgtttttgtagaggaatttctgacttctttgggcggtgATGGTTGCCAATGGTTCTGCTTCAATCCATTTCGTGAAGTAGTCTACTCCCACTATTAGGTACTTTACTTGTCCAGGCgcctggggaaagggtcctaaTAGGTCCAATCCCCACTTTgtaaaaggccatggagaagttatgctaatgagctcctcggggggagcaacgtggaagtttgcatgcatttggcatggttgaCACCTCTTTACGAACTAGGttgcatctttctgcaaggtcggccagtagaatccgGCTCGGATGACTTTCCTAGCCAAagaccttgctccgagatgatttccgcAGACACTATTGTGGACTTCCTCCAATACCTCTGCCGTCCATGAAGTCGGGATGCACTTCAATAGTGGTGtagatattcctcttttataaagGATATTTTTTACCAGAGTGTAGCtttgtgcttccctccggattttcttggcctATTTTTCTTCTTTGGGTAGGATTTTAAATTTCAGGTATTCGATTAatgggttcatccatccgaggtccaATTCGGAGACTTCAAGGATGTCTTGTTTGCCCTTTGTTTTTGTAATtgagggttcttggagagttaCTTGGATTaggcttctattattccctccGAGCTTGGAACTTGCtacttggagagggcgtctgcttTGCTGTTGAGATCCCAagttatgtgtttgacctcgATTTTTACAAAATGCCTAAGTTACTCCAAGATTTTGTCTAAGTACCTCTTCATATTGAGGTCTTTAGCCAGATATTCTCtatttatttgggaggtcaccacctgAGAGTCGCTGAACATGACTACTTTGGTCGCTCCGACTTCTTCGGCTAGCTTTAACCCTGCAATCAAGacttcatactctgcctgattgTTAGAGGCTGGAAATTCAAATTTGAGAGAAATTTCCACTTGAGTTCCCTCTTGGTTGACTAATATTATGCCTTTACCGCTTCCGACTTTGTTGGAGGATTCATCCACGTATAGCTCCCAGGTGGTGGAGGtttcctcttgatctcctgcataTTCTGCCACGAAGTCGGTGAGGGATTGGGCTTTAATTGccgtccgagtttcgtacttgaggtcgaactcggatagctctatggcccattgaaccattctaccCGCAATATCCATTTTCtgaaggatttgcttcatgggctggTTCGTCTGAACTCTTATTGTGTGTGCTTGGAAATAAGGTCGTAACCTTCGAGAGGCTATAATTAAGACATACGCAAACTTTTCAAGTTTTTAATACCTCAATCAGGGCCTTGTAGGACTTTGTTGGTGAAGTATACAGGATGCTGCCCGACCTCGTCTTCCCGTATTAAAGCTGAGGATACAACTTTGTTAGCTACGGACAAATGCAGGACGAGTTCTTCCCCAACTTTAGGTCGGGTCAGAATAGGAGATTGGCTtaaaaaccttttgaactcctggaattcTTCTTTGCACTCAGGggtccattcgaactggcatctttttcttagtagGGAGAAGAATGGtagggatcttaatgctgatcctgccaagaacctggagagaGCTGCAAGTCGGCCGTTTAACTGCTGGACCTCCcttaagcaagtcgggcttttcatttctaggactACTTTGCACTTATCGGAGTTGGCTTCAATCCCTCCTTTGTGTAAGCATAAATCCCAAAAATTTCCCTGCCTCCACCCCGAAGGTGTATTTTGCAGGATTCAATCTCATCCCATGCATCCTAATggtgttgaagacttgcgagaggtcGGTCAAGAGGTCGGCCtcatccttggtttttactagcatgtcttctacgtagacttccattaaACTCCCAAGGTGAGGTGAAAACaacttattcatcagcctttgatatgtggctccTACATTTTTTAACCCAAAAGGCATGACTacatagcaatagtttgctcTTGGCATGATGAAagatgtcttttcttgatccggcttatacatcgggatttgattatatcccgagtacgcatccataaacgacaagtattgataccctgagCTGGAGTCTACTAAGGTATCAATATTTGAAAGTGGATATAGGTCTTTAGGACACGCCTGGTTTAGGTCGGTGTAGTcaacgcacatcctccacttgccgttttgCTTTTTGACCAGCACCACATTTGCCAGCCACGCCGGATATTTAACCTCTTTGATGAAGCCAGCTTCTAGGagggcttgtacttgctcttccaccacTTGGGTCCGTTCAGGTCCGAGCTTCCGTCTTCTTTGCTGAACAGGTCGTGATCCGGGGTATACTGATAGCCTATGCGACATGAGTTCGGGATCTATCCCTGGCATATCGGAGactttccaggcgaagaggtcggaaTTCTCTTTGTAGGAGCTTTATAAGCTTCTGCTTCAGATCTTCTTTTAGGCTGGCTCATATATTGGTAatttttccttcctcttttcCGACCTGTATCTCTTCAGTTTTTCCCCCGGGTTGTGGTCGTAACTCTTCTCTAGTCCTGATTCCTCCGAGCTCAATTGTGTGCACCTCCTTAccctttcctctcaggttcaggctttcgttgtagtattttcttgccaatttctgGTCTCTCCTAATGGTTGCAATTTCctttggtgttgggaatttcatgcaaaggtggggGGTGGACACCACTACTCCGAGCCGATTTATGGTAGTTCtgcctattagggcattgtaggttgAACCCACATCGACGACTATGAAGTCAatactcagagttttggatttttccccttttccaaaagttGTGCGGAGGGGTATGAATCCTAGTGGCTTAATTGGTGTATCCCCCAACCCGTATAAAGTGTCAGGGTAAGCTCTTAATTCCTTTTCATCCAACCCCAACTTATCAAATGCTGGTTTGAACAGGATATCGGCCGAGCTTCCCTGATCTACCAGGGTTCTGTGTAAATGGACATTGGCAAGGATCATAGTGATCACTACTGGATTATCATGTCCGGGAACTATGCCTTGCCCATCTTCTTTAGTGAAGGAAATGGTAGGAAGGTCGGGAACTTCGCCTCCGACCTGGTAGACTTCCTtcaggtgtcttttgcgagatgacttTGTGAGACCACCTTCCGcgaaccctcctgagatcatgTGTATATGTCTTTTCGGGGTCTGTGGAGGCGGGTCTCTTTGGTCCTCGTCATCTCACTTCTTTTTGCCATGATGatccgacctttccatgagatacctatcaagccgaccttctctggccagcttttctatcacattctttaggtcgtagcaatcatttgttgagtgaccatatagTTTATGGTACTTACAGTAGTCGCTACGACTTCCCCCCTTTTATTTTTGATGGGCCTAGGGGGAGGCAGTCTTTCAGTATGGAAAATTTTCCTGTATATATCAACTAGAAAAACTCGTAGAGGAGTATAGGAGTGATATCTCCTAGGCCTTTCAGGGCCGGCTTCCTCTTTCTTTTTGggcctttttctctctcttttgatGAGTGAGAGTGACCAGGTCGCCAACTTTGCTCTCGAAGCCTGAcatttttctccatgttgatatacttctcaactctttcctgtacatcactcaGGGAGGTCGGGTGCCTTTTCGAGATGGACtgggagaagggaccttctcggaGTCCATTTACTAGGCCCATAATCACTACTTCCGTGGGTAGGTCTTGAATTTCTAAACACGCTTTCCATGTAGTCCCTCAAAGGTTCTCCACCTCCTGTTTTACTCCTAGGAGGCTCGGTGTGTGCTTCATTTTGTCCTTTTGGATTGAGAATCGCATGAGGAACTTCTGCGAGAGGTCGTCGAAACTAGTGACCGACCTTGGGGGGGAagctatcgaaccacttcatcacTGCTTTAGTAAGGGCTATCGGGAAAGCCTTGCAGCGAGTAAAATCAGAAGCGTCGGctaggtacatccgacttttaaaattgctTAAGTGATGCTTTGGATCCGTAGTTCCATCGTAGAGGTCCATGTCAGGACTTTTAAAGTTTCTTGgcacttttgccctcattatgtcctcactgaaTGGATCTTCTCCTCCCAAGGGAGAGTCTTCTCGGTCACTGCGAGAGTTTCGACCTTTGAGAGCGGACTCTAGTCTTAAGAGCTTTTCCTCAAGCTCCTTTCGCCGCTCAATCTCGTTTCTCAAATTTCTCTCTGCCTCTCGTTGTCGTTCCAGCTCTTGCTTCAATTGCTCCAGGCGCCCTTGGTGGCCATGGAATAGTCCCATAAAATCAGTTGCATGGGGCTGCCCTTCCTTTCCTGGTTCGCGCCCTTCAAAGGAGTTTCCCTTTTGGTCCTTTACTCCTGAAGTGTCTTCTTTGTGCTGGTTAGTCGTCCCTTGGTGGGTGACTATTGCTCTGTCGTTATTAGCGGCGTcctgattctcttgctcagaatCAGACGCTGTGTTTCCATCCTCATTGAATTCGTCCGTcattactggttgatctctcgggtccccggcaacggcgccaatgttacggtggataaccggagattaatggacTGGACTGATAAGGTTGGCCCAAACGTCTGGAGGAGAGGACCTCCGACTTGATTCGCGTCTGGGAGCTACCGTCCGACTTGTTTATGTGAAAGAATGTGGGTGGtacttgcaaagacactctgatgcctaagttagcaaaggGTTTTAGCAGGTTTAgaaagtattggaacttagagatacctgaggggtgttagtgtatttatagtggtgaaccaataaccaccgttgaagtagttccatcttttaaggtggataaccattcctttatcttagggaagttgagatataaCTCCtgaaagtgggttgagagattttaggggcagttacttatttgaataagcatTATCTGCCCGCTATCCTTCGATCCCGACTTCTTTGGAGCGAGTCTGTGTTGGATCCGACTTCTTGTGAGATGGTCGGTGGCAAGTGAAGGCTAATCTTTAGATTGGGCCTTTTAAGTTTATTTGGACCTAAGTCTTAGTGTTGAGTTAGGGTATAAACAGATATTGC is a genomic window of Arachis ipaensis cultivar K30076 chromosome B06, Araip1.1, whole genome shotgun sequence containing:
- the LOC107647444 gene encoding uncharacterized protein LOC107647444, with translation MISGGFAEGGLTKSSRKRHLKEVYQVGGEVPDLPTISFTKEDGQGIVPGHDNPVVITMILANVHLHRTLVDQGSSADILFKPAFDKLGLDEKELRAYPDTLYGLGDTPIKPLGFIPLRTTFGKGEKSKTLSIDFIVVDVGSTYNALIGRTTINRLGVVVSTPHLCMKFPTPKEIATIRRDQKLQRRRKLGPERTQVVEEQVQALLEAGFIKEVKYPAWLANVVLVKKQNGKWRMCVDYTDLNQACPKDLYPLSNIDTLVDSSSGSHISKADE